The Chloroherpetonaceae bacterium genome window below encodes:
- a CDS encoding capsule assembly Wzi family protein codes for MKIPVSLKLILLLALLYSPISLKASGETFPAGHWAYDVIEQLIVRGYLPKLADAAKPFERVDVAKALIATDKSLIEDRVTLWLFNKLEQELENEIEWLRDGVFPVSGIRLGLRPELITEQREDDYAWRESTPNVAENLAFGARVRNRLRAAFHFEKDWVAYSSMIIQQEGAFDLVRARTYGGKQAYFEQGFIAYHGDLFRVKFGRDYLNWGYGRRSLVISNTAGPIDHLLLQLNTQTIRVTYFAAQLDKFQIMSDQLLPLGSDTALVQSFVERYMVGTRVDLNLIANSVRLGIWQTVIFDGKNRSADFRNFNPMMIFYGTQSNDNQETNPSIGADFSIYLAKEVNLYGSLMIDDWQVDNASLVDLEPNAWAGQLGLRVANVLKSFDVNGTDAFLELTTAMNRTYHQRSAFQFQRFVFGDNPIAHPLGTDFQSLEIGFSHWLFKFLRFSGNWLQVNKGEGNLFGPYTTPWLDRNPDGTPKYSLASGYSEPTPYFREGISAVEKRTALSFGVFYQPSSTFNVELNLTHIWRTNADNVIGKEKTDLQIFGRIQLELQPFLNLF; via the coding sequence ATGAAAATACCAGTTTCACTTAAGTTAATCTTGCTCCTTGCGCTTCTCTATTCTCCCATAAGCCTTAAGGCCAGCGGGGAAACTTTTCCGGCAGGACATTGGGCTTACGATGTCATTGAACAGTTGATTGTAAGAGGATACTTGCCCAAATTAGCCGATGCAGCAAAACCCTTTGAGCGCGTTGATGTAGCAAAGGCTCTAATTGCTACCGATAAATCTTTGATTGAAGATCGGGTCACGCTTTGGCTATTCAACAAATTGGAACAAGAATTAGAAAATGAAATTGAATGGCTCCGCGATGGCGTTTTTCCAGTTTCGGGGATTCGTTTAGGATTAAGACCTGAACTTATTACAGAGCAAAGAGAAGATGATTATGCTTGGAGAGAATCAACACCCAATGTCGCTGAAAATTTAGCTTTTGGAGCACGGGTCCGAAATCGCTTGCGAGCAGCATTTCATTTTGAAAAAGATTGGGTTGCGTATAGTTCAATGATTATTCAACAAGAAGGCGCGTTTGATTTGGTTCGTGCGAGAACATACGGAGGTAAACAAGCCTATTTTGAACAGGGTTTTATTGCATATCACGGAGATTTGTTTCGAGTCAAGTTTGGAAGGGATTATTTGAATTGGGGTTATGGAAGGCGAAGTTTGGTGATAAGCAATACAGCCGGGCCGATTGATCATCTCTTGCTGCAATTAAACACTCAAACCATTCGGGTGACTTACTTCGCCGCTCAATTAGATAAGTTTCAAATTATGAGTGATCAATTATTGCCGCTTGGTTCAGATACTGCTTTAGTGCAAAGTTTTGTAGAAAGGTATATGGTTGGTACCCGAGTCGATTTGAATTTAATTGCAAATTCAGTTCGCTTAGGGATTTGGCAAACAGTCATTTTTGATGGAAAGAATCGCTCGGCAGATTTTAGGAATTTCAACCCGATGATGATTTTTTATGGAACGCAGTCTAATGATAACCAAGAAACGAACCCCTCAATTGGAGCGGACTTTAGTATCTACCTTGCAAAAGAAGTGAATCTCTATGGAAGTTTAATGATTGATGACTGGCAAGTTGACAATGCAAGCCTTGTTGATTTAGAACCTAATGCTTGGGCAGGACAGTTAGGTTTACGAGTCGCAAATGTCTTAAAATCATTCGATGTCAATGGCACCGATGCTTTCTTGGAATTGACAACAGCAATGAACCGAACTTATCACCAGCGTTCAGCTTTTCAATTTCAAAGATTTGTATTTGGAGATAACCCCATTGCACACCCTCTTGGAACAGACTTTCAATCTTTAGAAATCGGTTTTTCACATTGGCTGTTTAAGTTTTTAAGATTTTCAGGAAACTGGTTACAAGTCAATAAAGGGGAAGGGAATTTATTTGGTCCTTACACAACCCCTTGGCTTGATAGAAACCCGGATGGTACGCCTAAATATTCTTTAGCGAGTGGTTATTCTGAACCAACCCCCTATTTTAGAGAGGGAATCTCCGCGGTTGAAAAAAGAACTGCACTTTCATTTGGGGTGTTTTATCAACCTTCAAGTACGTTTAATGTCGAATTGAATTTGACCCATATTTGGAGAACAAATGCTGATAACGTGATTGGTAAAGAAAAGACCGATTTGCAAATTTTTGGGCGAATTCAATTGGAATTACAGCCTTTCTTGAACCTTTTTTAA
- a CDS encoding sigma 54-interacting transcriptional regulator, whose translation MDQDILHLLEHSGIITASSEVRRIFLLAFKVAKTDATILITGESGTGKEILARWIHQQSNRVRKPYIAINCGAIAESILESELFGHEKGSFTGATGLRKGHFESADGGTLFLDEVGEMPLETQVKLLRVLESGEYQRVGSSQTLKGDVRIIAATNRSLEAEILQKKFRSDLYYRLKTVELRLPPLRERREDILPLAEKFIIDFELKHGLKFPGFTNEGTESLLSYTYPGNVRELRNILESLLIVENKGKITSEVLSKYFQNSLRALESKSESISNGSKLLAAHSTTSLSKREELVPQSLYWESLQNFHSQDAGNQQELILRALLQLQTDMSEVKSALTALLSEKHTFSSKYNSDSQNDAITKMISPPLQIQPPNLELSEPNEIGKIVNEKDSLKKSLLHTVLQEFATKARVEGKTPTLEELERYAILETLKKNLGNKRKTAEALGITERTLYRKLNSYKIQTDT comes from the coding sequence ATGGATCAAGATATTCTACATTTACTTGAACACTCAGGGATAATTACTGCCTCAAGTGAAGTGCGTCGTATTTTTCTTCTTGCCTTTAAGGTTGCCAAAACAGATGCAACAATTTTGATTACCGGCGAAAGCGGGACTGGTAAGGAAATACTCGCGCGCTGGATTCATCAACAAAGTAACCGCGTTCGAAAACCTTATATCGCCATTAATTGTGGCGCAATTGCAGAAAGCATCTTAGAATCAGAACTCTTCGGTCATGAAAAAGGCTCATTCACCGGAGCGACAGGGCTAAGAAAAGGTCATTTTGAAAGTGCTGACGGCGGAACATTGTTTTTGGATGAAGTTGGTGAAATGCCTCTCGAAACACAAGTGAAATTGCTGAGAGTCTTGGAAAGTGGTGAATATCAACGGGTTGGATCATCTCAAACCTTAAAGGGTGATGTTCGGATTATTGCTGCTACAAACCGTTCATTAGAAGCTGAAATCTTACAAAAAAAATTTCGGAGCGATTTGTATTACAGGTTAAAAACCGTTGAACTTCGACTACCTCCTCTTCGAGAAAGAAGAGAAGATATTTTGCCATTAGCGGAAAAATTCATTATAGACTTTGAGCTAAAACACGGTTTGAAATTCCCGGGTTTTACAAATGAAGGAACTGAATCTTTATTAAGCTATACATATCCGGGTAACGTTCGAGAACTTAGAAACATTTTGGAATCACTTTTGATTGTAGAAAACAAGGGGAAAATCACCTCCGAGGTTTTATCGAAGTACTTTCAAAATTCGCTTCGAGCACTTGAATCTAAGAGTGAATCGATTTCGAATGGTTCAAAGTTATTAGCTGCTCATAGTACAACTTCTCTTTCCAAGAGAGAAGAACTCGTTCCTCAATCTCTTTATTGGGAGTCGCTTCAAAACTTTCATTCACAAGATGCTGGAAACCAACAAGAGTTGATTCTACGCGCTTTATTGCAACTTCAAACGGATATGTCGGAGGTGAAATCTGCTTTGACCGCATTATTGAGTGAAAAGCACACTTTCTCTTCAAAGTATAACAGTGACTCGCAAAACGATGCAATCACAAAAATGATTTCCCCGCCCTTACAAATTCAACCACCGAACTTGGAACTATCAGAGCCCAACGAAATTGGAAAAATCGTCAATGAAAAAGATTCTTTAAAGAAGAGTTTGCTTCATACCGTATTGCAGGAATTTGCGACAAAAGCCCGAGTAGAAGGAAAAACTCCAACGCTTGAAGAGCTTGAGCGTTATGCTATTCTCGAAACCTTAAAGAAAAACTTAGGGAATAAACGTAAAACCGCGGAGGCACTAGGCATTACAGAGCGCACGCTTTATAGAAAATTAAACAGTTATAAAATACAAACAGATACATGA